A single region of the Mycteria americana isolate JAX WOST 10 ecotype Jacksonville Zoo and Gardens chromosome 10, USCA_MyAme_1.0, whole genome shotgun sequence genome encodes:
- the TMEM255A gene encoding transmembrane protein 255A isoform X8, protein MLVASIVFISFGVIAAFCCAIVDGVFAARHIDLRPLYAGRCQYYSKSTTPPEAICHPQRRAPCTPKIKTNTCFCCDLYNCGNRVEISGGYYEFIDVSSCQDIIHLYHLLWSATILNIVGLFLGIITAAILGGFKDMTPSLPTLNCTVENAHPSVSYYSRPQVTSYNTYYHSTPHLPPYSAYDFQEKIKQHSRISKGACAPARAWLSPTALKWQTQLAGFWRSTSRRVLQWPPLVPWLMTLHPAGRAFQCVSSLHSFWPLG, encoded by the exons atg ctGGTTGCATCGATCGTCTTCATCAGCTTTGGCGTCATTGCTGCGTTCTGCTGTGCCATAGTAGACGGTGTCTTTGCTGCCAGACACATA GATCTGCGGCCGCTGTATGCGGGGCGTTGTCAGTACTACTCCAAGAGTACAACCCCACCGGAG GCAATCTGTCACCCACAGCGCCGTGCACCCTGCACGccgaaaataaaaaccaacaccTGCTTCTGCTGTGACCTGTACAACTGTGGAAA CAGAGTAGAGATTTCTGGAGGATACTATGAATTCATCGATGTCAGCAGCTGCCAGGACATCATCCACCTTTACCACTTGCTTTGGTCAGCAACGATTCTGAACATAGTGGGGCTATTCCTAGGGATCATTACAGCAGCGATACTTGGAGGCTTTAAAGACATG acTCCTTCCCTCCCTACTCTGAACTGTACAGTTGAAAACGCGCACCCTTCGGTGTCCTACTACTCGAGGCCGCAAGTGACATCTTACAACACCTACTACCACAGCACGCCTCACCTGCCTCCCTACTCTGCCTACGACTTTCAG gaaaaaataaaacaacactcCAGAATTTCTAAGGGAGCCTGCGCCCCTGCAAGAGCCTGGCTTTCACCCACCGCTCTAAAATGGCAGACCCAGCTCGCTGGTTTTTGGAGGAGCACAAGCCGACGGGTGTTGCAGTGGCCACCGCTTGTGCCATGGCTAATGACGCTCCACCCGGCTGGTCGtg caTTCCAGTGTGTTTCCAGCCTCCACTCCTTCTGGCCTCTCGGATGA
- the ZBTB33 gene encoding transcriptional regulator Kaiso isoform X2 → MEGKKLISATDTQYSSVLLQSLNEQRGHGLFCDVTVIVEDRKFRAHRNILSASSTYFHQLFSVAGQVVELSFVRAEIFAEILNYIYSSKIISIRSDLLDELIKSGQQLGVKFIADLGIAPSEGKNMPSKVKDSASEPSTSSPGQKDAETQVPVVRPESQEVTDGMPVITQSFSLHGIEYETTKITVSDSDDEDDDVIFCSEIVPPKECTKDTNAATQNQPCSSPAGVSDQKSCGSGGSPHLTSTTAAQKLTSSASQLSPNQTQSNAESLVSATPQHLTPNIIVLNKPLLNASLSASSSHQTHVTPTINLLEENQQPSNNGSLTEVETTAVDDEEVVEDDVDIISSSSPGSVSSSSLVQQPSVPKAATTEGSGVQKKQVVTFSQEPFSKPGEFKIKISDVLTGNNKEFSAGVASKHVAEGQKIITLDTATEIEGLSTGCKVYANIGEDTYDIVIPVKGDSEEGEAKVDETPRTSGGESPNRKRMKVKHDDHYELIVDGRVYYICIVCKRSYACLTSLRRHFNVHSWEKKYPCRYCDKVFPLAEYRTKHEIHHTGERRYQCLTCGKSFINYQITASHIRSVHSQDPSGDTKLYRLHPCRSLQIRQYAYITDHSSSIPVINEGGIVYRVGTGKDGTEGTTSNPPAKQITWDDIFIPQGNEAIFKQNPSEGSTEFEFVIPESY, encoded by the coding sequence atggaggggaaaaaactgaTTTCTGCAACAGACACGCAGTATTCTAGTGTGCTGCTTCAGTCTTTGAATGAACAACGTGGCCATGGACTTTTTTGTGACGTTACTGTCATCGTGGAGGACCGGAAATTTCGAGCTCACAGAAACATCCTTTCGGCCTCAAGCACATATTTTCACCAGCTTTTCTCAGTCGCTGGGCAAGTGGTTGAACTGAGCTTTGTAAGAGCAGAAATTTTTGCAGAAATTCTTAACTATATTTATAGTTCCAAAATAATCAGCATTCGATCCGATTTACTTGATGAACTGATTAAATCAGGGCAACAGCTGGGTGTTAAATTCATAGCTGATCTGGGCATAGCTCCGTCTGAAGGAAAAAACATGCCAAGCAAGGTCAAAGACAGTGCTTCAGAACCTTCAACTTCTAGTCCAGGTCAAAAGGATGCTGAAACACAAGTACCTGTAGTAAGGCCAGAGAGTCAAGAGGTAACGGATGGGATGCCTGTTATAACACAATCGTTCTCCTTACATGGCATAGAATATGAGACTACAAAAATTACAGTGAGTGATTCAGACGATGAGGACGATGATGTAATTTTTTGCTCTGAGATTGTTCCTCCAAAAGAATGTACTAAAGATACGAATGCTGCAACCCAGAACCAGCCTTGCTCAAGTCCAGCTGGAGTTTCTGACCAAAAATCATGTGGCAGTGGTGGCTCTCCCCATTTGACAAGCACCACAGCAGCTCAAAAACTCACGTCGTCTGCCAGTCAGCTAAGCCCAAACCAAACACAATCAAACGCCGAATCACTTGTCTCTGCAACACCGCAGCATTTGACTCCTAATATCATTGTGCTAAATAAGCCTCTACTTAACGCATCGCTCAGTGCCAGCTCCTCGCATCAAACACATGTGACCCCTACAATTAATTTACTTGAGGAGAACCAGCAGCCATCTAATAACGGCTCCTTAACTGAAGTGGAAACAACTGCTGTTGATGATGAAGAGGTTGTTGAAGATGATGTCGATATCATTAGCTCCTCTAGTCCTGGTTCAGTCAGCAGTAGCTCTTTGGTTCAGCAACCTTCTGTACCCAAAGCAGCAACCACTGAAGGATCAGGTGTACAGAAGAAACAGGTTGTTACATTTTCACAAGAGCCATTTTCTAAACCtggagaatttaaaataaaaatctcagatGTCCTTACTGGAAACAACAAGGAATTCAGTGCAGGTGTAGCATCAAAGCATGTGGCAGAAGGGCAGAAAATCATAACATTAGATACAGCAACTGAAATAGAAGGCCTATCCACAGGCTGTAAGGTTTATGCAAATATTGGTGAGGATACATACGACATAGTAATTCCTGTAAAGGGTGATTCTGAGGAAGGCGAAGCCAAGGTAGATGAAACGCCTAGAACGTCTGGTGGTGAATCTCCAAACAGGAAACGCATGAAAGTAAAGCACGATGACCATTACGAGCTCATAGTGGATGGAAGAGTCtattacatttgtattgtgtGTAAGAGATCATATGCTTGTCTGACGAGTTTACGGAGACATTTTAACGTTCATTCCTGGGAGAAGAAGTATCCATGTCGATACTGTGACAAAGTGTTTCCTCTTGCAGAATACCGTACGAAGCATGAAATTCACCACACTGGTGAGCGAAGGTACCAGTGCTTGACGTGTGGCAAATCTTTCATCAACTACCAAATTACGGCCTCCCACATAAGATCCGTTCATAGCCAAGACCCTTCTGGAGATACCAAGCTTTATCGGTTGCATCCTTGCAGGTCTTTGCAGATCAGACAGTATGCATACATTACTGATCACTCAAGCAGTATACCAGTAATAAATGAGGGTGGAATTGTTTATCGTGTTGGCACAGGAAAGGATGGCACTGAAGGAACAACATCTAACCCTCCAGCCAAACAGATTACCTGGGATGACATTTTCATTCCACAGggaaatgaagcaatttttaaacaaaatccaTCCGAGGGAAGTACTGAATTTGAGTTTGTAATACCGGAATCTTACTGA
- the ZBTB33 gene encoding transcriptional regulator Kaiso isoform X1, translating to MDVRAAPAPGMEGKKLISATDTQYSSVLLQSLNEQRGHGLFCDVTVIVEDRKFRAHRNILSASSTYFHQLFSVAGQVVELSFVRAEIFAEILNYIYSSKIISIRSDLLDELIKSGQQLGVKFIADLGIAPSEGKNMPSKVKDSASEPSTSSPGQKDAETQVPVVRPESQEVTDGMPVITQSFSLHGIEYETTKITVSDSDDEDDDVIFCSEIVPPKECTKDTNAATQNQPCSSPAGVSDQKSCGSGGSPHLTSTTAAQKLTSSASQLSPNQTQSNAESLVSATPQHLTPNIIVLNKPLLNASLSASSSHQTHVTPTINLLEENQQPSNNGSLTEVETTAVDDEEVVEDDVDIISSSSPGSVSSSSLVQQPSVPKAATTEGSGVQKKQVVTFSQEPFSKPGEFKIKISDVLTGNNKEFSAGVASKHVAEGQKIITLDTATEIEGLSTGCKVYANIGEDTYDIVIPVKGDSEEGEAKVDETPRTSGGESPNRKRMKVKHDDHYELIVDGRVYYICIVCKRSYACLTSLRRHFNVHSWEKKYPCRYCDKVFPLAEYRTKHEIHHTGERRYQCLTCGKSFINYQITASHIRSVHSQDPSGDTKLYRLHPCRSLQIRQYAYITDHSSSIPVINEGGIVYRVGTGKDGTEGTTSNPPAKQITWDDIFIPQGNEAIFKQNPSEGSTEFEFVIPESY from the exons ATGGACgtgcgggcagcgccggcgccAG gaatggaggggaaaaaactgaTTTCTGCAACAGACACGCAGTATTCTAGTGTGCTGCTTCAGTCTTTGAATGAACAACGTGGCCATGGACTTTTTTGTGACGTTACTGTCATCGTGGAGGACCGGAAATTTCGAGCTCACAGAAACATCCTTTCGGCCTCAAGCACATATTTTCACCAGCTTTTCTCAGTCGCTGGGCAAGTGGTTGAACTGAGCTTTGTAAGAGCAGAAATTTTTGCAGAAATTCTTAACTATATTTATAGTTCCAAAATAATCAGCATTCGATCCGATTTACTTGATGAACTGATTAAATCAGGGCAACAGCTGGGTGTTAAATTCATAGCTGATCTGGGCATAGCTCCGTCTGAAGGAAAAAACATGCCAAGCAAGGTCAAAGACAGTGCTTCAGAACCTTCAACTTCTAGTCCAGGTCAAAAGGATGCTGAAACACAAGTACCTGTAGTAAGGCCAGAGAGTCAAGAGGTAACGGATGGGATGCCTGTTATAACACAATCGTTCTCCTTACATGGCATAGAATATGAGACTACAAAAATTACAGTGAGTGATTCAGACGATGAGGACGATGATGTAATTTTTTGCTCTGAGATTGTTCCTCCAAAAGAATGTACTAAAGATACGAATGCTGCAACCCAGAACCAGCCTTGCTCAAGTCCAGCTGGAGTTTCTGACCAAAAATCATGTGGCAGTGGTGGCTCTCCCCATTTGACAAGCACCACAGCAGCTCAAAAACTCACGTCGTCTGCCAGTCAGCTAAGCCCAAACCAAACACAATCAAACGCCGAATCACTTGTCTCTGCAACACCGCAGCATTTGACTCCTAATATCATTGTGCTAAATAAGCCTCTACTTAACGCATCGCTCAGTGCCAGCTCCTCGCATCAAACACATGTGACCCCTACAATTAATTTACTTGAGGAGAACCAGCAGCCATCTAATAACGGCTCCTTAACTGAAGTGGAAACAACTGCTGTTGATGATGAAGAGGTTGTTGAAGATGATGTCGATATCATTAGCTCCTCTAGTCCTGGTTCAGTCAGCAGTAGCTCTTTGGTTCAGCAACCTTCTGTACCCAAAGCAGCAACCACTGAAGGATCAGGTGTACAGAAGAAACAGGTTGTTACATTTTCACAAGAGCCATTTTCTAAACCtggagaatttaaaataaaaatctcagatGTCCTTACTGGAAACAACAAGGAATTCAGTGCAGGTGTAGCATCAAAGCATGTGGCAGAAGGGCAGAAAATCATAACATTAGATACAGCAACTGAAATAGAAGGCCTATCCACAGGCTGTAAGGTTTATGCAAATATTGGTGAGGATACATACGACATAGTAATTCCTGTAAAGGGTGATTCTGAGGAAGGCGAAGCCAAGGTAGATGAAACGCCTAGAACGTCTGGTGGTGAATCTCCAAACAGGAAACGCATGAAAGTAAAGCACGATGACCATTACGAGCTCATAGTGGATGGAAGAGTCtattacatttgtattgtgtGTAAGAGATCATATGCTTGTCTGACGAGTTTACGGAGACATTTTAACGTTCATTCCTGGGAGAAGAAGTATCCATGTCGATACTGTGACAAAGTGTTTCCTCTTGCAGAATACCGTACGAAGCATGAAATTCACCACACTGGTGAGCGAAGGTACCAGTGCTTGACGTGTGGCAAATCTTTCATCAACTACCAAATTACGGCCTCCCACATAAGATCCGTTCATAGCCAAGACCCTTCTGGAGATACCAAGCTTTATCGGTTGCATCCTTGCAGGTCTTTGCAGATCAGACAGTATGCATACATTACTGATCACTCAAGCAGTATACCAGTAATAAATGAGGGTGGAATTGTTTATCGTGTTGGCACAGGAAAGGATGGCACTGAAGGAACAACATCTAACCCTCCAGCCAAACAGATTACCTGGGATGACATTTTCATTCCACAGggaaatgaagcaatttttaaacaaaatccaTCCGAGGGAAGTACTGAATTTGAGTTTGTAATACCGGAATCTTACTGA
- the NKAP gene encoding NF-kappa-B-activating protein — MAPASRSRSPPAASPERRGRRSRSRSRERNGLKRPSHRRSRSWSRSRERTPGGPRSAAHHGHHHGKAWPEYYEKEKEEILRQRRLNERERIGELGAPEVWGLSPKVPDPDSDEHTPVEDEEAKSKSSSSDSSSEEEKKKKKKKRKKKKRKASKRKRRKHSEDSDSDSESEQNSSDEDKKKSKKKKKKNRKKKYKKKKNKKSRKESSDSSSEDSDDETFQGEDLWIERSKNTEADSLIGPEAPKTHASQDDRPLNYGHALLPGEGAAMAEYVKAGKRIPRRGEIGLTSEEIASFESSGYVMSGSRHRRMEAVRLRKENQIYSADEKRALASFNQEERRKRENKILASFREMVYRKTKGKEEK, encoded by the exons atggCGCCGGCGTCGCGGTCCCGCAGCCCGCCGGCCGCCAGCCCCGAGCGCCGCGGCCGCAGGTCGCGCTCCCGCTCCCGCGAGCGCAACGGCCTGAAGCGCCCGAGCCACCGGCGGAGCCGCAGCTGGTCCCGCTCCCGCGAGCGCACGCCCGgcgggccgcgctccgccgcgcACCACGGCCACCACCACGGCAAGGCCTGGCCCGAGTACTacgagaaggagaaggaggagatcCTGCGGCAGAG GAGGctcaatgagagagagagaattggaGAACTGGGGGCACCTGAAGTCTGGGGACTGTCGCCAAAGGTTCCTGACCCCGA tTCCGATGAGCATACACCAGTAGAAGATGAAGAGGCAAAATCTAAGAGTAGTTCTTCAGATTCCAGCTCAGAAG aggaaaaaaagaaaaagaagaagaaaagaaagaagaaaaagcggAAGGCATCCAAAAGAAAACGCAGAAAACATTCTGAGGACAGCGACAGCGACTCGGAGTCTGAGCAGAACTCCAGTG atgaagataaaaagaaaagcaagaagaagaaaaagaagaatagaAA GAAGAagtataagaaaaagaaaaataagaagagcaGGAAGGAATCCAGTGATTCAAGTAGTGAAGATTCTGATGACGAAACGTTTCAAGGGGAGGATCTCTGGATTGAGAGATCAA aaaatacagaagctgATAGCTTGATTGGACCGGAAGCTCCCAAAACACATGCATCTCAGGATGATAGGCCTTTGAA ctacggACATGCCCTCTTGCCCGGTGAAGGTGCAGCAATGGCAGAGTACGTAAAAGCAGGAAAACGTATACCCCGGAGAGGTGAAATCGGCTTGACCAGTGAAGAGATCGCGTCGTTTGAGAGCTCTGGTTACGTCATGAGTGGCAGCAG ACATCGCCGAATGGAAGCTGTGCGTCTGCGTAAAGAGAACCAGATTTACAGCGCAGATGAAAAGAGAGCTCTGGCATCCTTCAaccaggaggagaggaggaaacgAGAGAATAAGATCCTTGCAAGCTTTCGAGAGATGGTCTACAGAAAGACTaagggcaaagaagaaaaataa